CGTCCGGGTCGTACGACTCGACGGCTGAGCCGCAAGTTCCCCTCCGCCCGTGCGTGCCACGAGAGCCGCGGGCGGAGGGGCCCCTCCCGCCCCTCAGGAGGGACACCCCCAACCCATTACGTCGAAGGGACGACGGACGACGATGTTCCATCCCAGACGCACACCAGGGCGCACCACCAGGCGCACACTCAGGGCCCTGCTGCTCCCGCTCGCCGCGGGTCTCGCCCTCACCGCGCTCCCCGCCACGTCGGCGCAGGCGGCCAGTACCCTCACCAACGGCGGGTTCGAGGCCGACGGTTCGGGTGCGGCCGTCCCGGCCGGCTGGTCGGAGTACGGGGACACGGGCGCCTCGTACGTGGAGTCCGGTGGCCACGGCGGCAGTTACCGCCTGTCCCACTACTCCGCCTCCGCCTACAAGGTGGAGACCTACCAGTACCTGTCCGGGCTGACCAACGGCAACTACAGGCTCACCGCGTGGGTCCGCTCGGGCGGCGGCCAGAAGTCGGCCTACATAGCGCTGAAGAACTGCGGCAGCTCCGAGCAGCGCACCGACCTGCCGGTCTCCGCCAGCGGGTGGATCCGCATCGTCGTGCCGATCGCCGTGACGAACAACCAGTGCACGATCAGCGTCAACTCCGATGCCAACGCGGGCAACTGGATCAACGTCGACGACCTGACCTTCGCCTCCGGCACGGGCGGGGTGCCCGTCAAGGGCGCCGACATCTCCTCCCTCCCCAAGAGCGAGGCGCTGGGCGGCGTCTACAAGACCGCTTCGGGAACGACGAGCGACGCGCTCACCGTCCTGAAGAACTCCGGCATGAACTACGCGCGCGTCAAGGTCTGGGTCAACCCGGCCGACGGCTACAACAACAAGGCGCGCGTCCTCGCCGTCGCCAAGCGCGTCAAGGCGCAGGGCATGAAGCTGCTGGTCGACTTCCACTACTCGGACACCTGGGCCGACCCGGGCGCCCAGAGCAAGCCGTCCGCGTGGGCCGGACACTCGTACAGCCAGCTGAAGACGGACGTCTACAACCACACCTACGACGTCCTCAACGCCCTCAAGTCCCAGGGCACCACGGCCGACATGGTCCAGGTCGGCAACGAGATCAACGGCGGCATGCTGTGGTCCGAGGGTTCGACCGACAACTGGTCGCAGCTCGCCGGGCTGCTCAACTCCGGCTACGACGCGGTGAAGGCGGTCAACTCCGGCACGACCGTCGCGCTGCACCTGGCCAAGGGCGGCGACCTGTCGGGCACCCGCTGGTGGTTCGACAGCGCGGTCTCCAACGGAGTGAAGTTCGACGCCATCGGCCTGTCCTACTACGGCTACTGGCACGGCTCGCTCTACGACTTCCAGACCACCCTGGACGACGCGGCCTCCCGCTACGGCAAGCCGGTGTTCGTCGCCGAGACGGCCTACCCCTTCCGGCTCGACAGCGAGGACTCGCACGAGAACATCATCGACACGACCGGTGAGCTCGTCTCCGGGTACGCGGCGTCCACAGCCGGGCAGTCGGCCTGGTTCCGGGACATCCTGAACATCGTGGAGGCCGTGCCGAACGGCCGCGGTCTCGGCGTCTTCTACTGGGAGGCGACCTGGACCGCGGTCACCGGCAACGGCTGGGACCCCACGGACGCCTCCTCCGGCAACGGCTGGGAGAACCAGGCCCTGTTCGGTTACGACGACAAGGCGCTCCCCGCGATGACGTGGTTCAGCCACCGCTGAGCCGGAAGTGACGGGGGCCCGGCTGCCTGAGGGGGGTGGCCGGGCCCCTGCGCACAGGGATGCAAGGGCTTGCTCGAACTCACGTGCGTGGCGGAAAGCGACCGACCTCGGCCAACAGGTGCGAAGCCCCGGACGTGGCGGCCCGAACTGCGGGACATTGGGGGGCAGGGCACGCGGTGACCGGGACGAGGAGGCGCGATGCTGAAGAGACCGGTAGGCGGGCAACGCCTGGAGATCCTGGAGTGGCTGAAGGACCCGGGCGCGCACTTCCCGCCCCAGCGGCACGGCGATCCGGTCGAGGACGGAGTCACGGCGGCGGCCGTCGCCGCGAAACTCGGCGTCCCCCTCTCCGTCGCCACCACCCACCTGGGCCTGCTGGCGGGCATCGGCGC
The DNA window shown above is from Streptomyces sp. NBC_01451 and carries:
- a CDS encoding glycoside hydrolase family 53 protein; the protein is MFHPRRTPGRTTRRTLRALLLPLAAGLALTALPATSAQAASTLTNGGFEADGSGAAVPAGWSEYGDTGASYVESGGHGGSYRLSHYSASAYKVETYQYLSGLTNGNYRLTAWVRSGGGQKSAYIALKNCGSSEQRTDLPVSASGWIRIVVPIAVTNNQCTISVNSDANAGNWINVDDLTFASGTGGVPVKGADISSLPKSEALGGVYKTASGTTSDALTVLKNSGMNYARVKVWVNPADGYNNKARVLAVAKRVKAQGMKLLVDFHYSDTWADPGAQSKPSAWAGHSYSQLKTDVYNHTYDVLNALKSQGTTADMVQVGNEINGGMLWSEGSTDNWSQLAGLLNSGYDAVKAVNSGTTVALHLAKGGDLSGTRWWFDSAVSNGVKFDAIGLSYYGYWHGSLYDFQTTLDDAASRYGKPVFVAETAYPFRLDSEDSHENIIDTTGELVSGYAASTAGQSAWFRDILNIVEAVPNGRGLGVFYWEATWTAVTGNGWDPTDASSGNGWENQALFGYDDKALPAMTWFSHR
- a CDS encoding ArsR family transcriptional regulator codes for the protein MLKRPVGGQRLEILEWLKDPGAHFPPQRHGDPVEDGVTAAAVAAKLGVPLSVATTHLGLLAGIGAVRTKRIRWRTFYRPDEIRIAEVARMFEKGW